TTGGTATTATATTCAATAATTTCGGAGGATATGATTTTTACGGAAAAGTTGCTTGTTAAGGATTGATAAAAAAGCATTGTATCTTTGCACTTGAAAAAATAGCAAAATATGAAGTTTGAAGATTACAATATTATTCCTGAGATAAAAAAGAATTTAGAGAAAGCAGGATTTAGGCGACCCACAGATATTCAATATAAATCAATACCTCATATATTAAATTCAGAGGATGTGCTTGCTGTTGCTCAAACAGGTACAGGAAAAACTGCTGCTTTTGCAATTCCTATCATAAACATGCTTCACAAACAAAAAAACATGAAACGCCCTGATGGTGTTAAATGCATTGTTATGGTTCCTACTCATGAACTAGCAAAACAAATAACAGATGTTTTTCAAGAGCTGGGACAAAATACGAGAGTGAAAACATATTATGTTATTGGTGGTGTGGAGCAAGACCCTCAAATTGAAAAATTAGAAAAAGGTGTTGATGTTTTAATAGCCACGCCTGGACGAGTATTTGACCTTGTAAATCAAGGACATCTTAGGTTGTCAAGAATAAAAATCCTTGTACTCGATGAAGCTGATCACATGCTTGACCTTGGTTTTATAAAAGATATTAATGACTTAATAAGATTTTTGCCTAGGAATCGTCAGACTTTATTTTTCTCTGCCACTATTGATGACAAAATTAAAAAGCTTGCATATTCATTGGTTCATAATGCTATTCGTATTCAAATATCTCCCAAAAATCCTGTTGCAAAAAACGTTAATCATTCGGTAGCTTTTATTGAAATGGATGATAAACGTTTTTTTCTTGAACGTGTGGTAAATGAAAATCTCGAAAGCAAAATTCTTGTTTTTGTGCGTACAAAAGTACGTGCAGAGCGAGTGTTAAAAGCAATGG
The window above is part of the Bacteroidota bacterium genome. Proteins encoded here:
- a CDS encoding DEAD/DEAH box helicase codes for the protein MKFEDYNIIPEIKKNLEKAGFRRPTDIQYKSIPHILNSEDVLAVAQTGTGKTAAFAIPIINMLHKQKNMKRPDGVKCIVMVPTHELAKQITDVFQELGQNTRVKTYYVIGGVEQDPQIEKLEKGVDVLIATPGRVFDLVNQGHLRLSRIKILVLDEADHMLDLGFIKDINDLIRFLPRNRQTLFFSATIDDKIKKLAYSLVHNAIRIQISPKNPVAKNVNHSVAFIEMDDKRFFLERVVNENLESKILVFVRTKVRAERVLKAMERVGIKSMTIHSDKEQDERFKILDKFKNGDVKMLIATDVSARGIDIPNVDYVVNYDLPDKSENYVHRVGRTGRGTQKGFAVSFCSSNEKDILIEIQEFLNSKIEVLKIDKNDYADTLDFTQDTDDNWKALIEDAKVTKTKKTKAKTKAMTKKRRKKAKK